One genomic segment of Paenibacillus durus includes these proteins:
- a CDS encoding anti-sigma factor has translation MNCAEVMEWMHRYLDHDLSRDESLEMFRHIDGCPSCAELFERLNALSSELEQLPDVSPPFSLVDSILPQLEAIDREKAAAAAPSTAETDSPRMSRKASRAKARQNSSLAGRFGIGAAAAAVIFGIAIFNMPEKLPGAQVDDMMKSTSGYNGFKENTSSAANDAGADSGSEESSGGAGEPFAGSEENSPPADAGTSTLAAPESPSPKNGGQAAKGGGVKQDAAEPTEKARSDRAEAPTASTDPGKDRRVANKQTATPMPSANASAAPETGTDDQAGERSDSIMSDKTLQAPQSSGGDMGIMDMAPAELSPDSPSWTSPDRRYTAVVEGNQLVIYRDAAEASEGRQAVDTVAIEGTWVSGKWSEDSRQFTYVMKTDGNEVSGAYTVPQETADPGAAPSASAAPASSPPSPGTSTK, from the coding sequence ATGAACTGCGCGGAGGTGATGGAATGGATGCATCGTTATCTGGATCATGACTTGAGCCGGGACGAAAGTCTGGAAATGTTCCGCCATATCGATGGTTGCCCTTCCTGCGCGGAATTGTTCGAACGGTTGAACGCGCTCTCCAGTGAATTGGAGCAGCTCCCCGACGTCAGCCCCCCTTTCAGTCTGGTGGATTCGATTCTGCCGCAGCTTGAGGCCATCGACCGGGAGAAGGCCGCGGCGGCGGCTCCATCCACGGCAGAGACGGACTCTCCGCGGATGAGCCGCAAGGCGTCACGAGCCAAGGCCCGCCAGAACTCCTCTCTGGCCGGCCGCTTCGGAATTGGGGCTGCCGCGGCCGCAGTAATATTTGGCATTGCAATATTCAATATGCCGGAGAAGCTGCCGGGCGCGCAGGTAGACGATATGATGAAGAGCACCTCTGGGTATAACGGCTTTAAGGAGAATACAAGTTCGGCGGCGAACGATGCCGGAGCGGATTCGGGCTCGGAGGAATCTTCTGGCGGGGCGGGCGAACCCTTTGCGGGAAGCGAAGAGAACAGCCCTCCAGCCGATGCCGGAACGTCAACATTGGCTGCACCGGAGAGCCCTTCACCGAAGAATGGCGGGCAAGCTGCAAAGGGTGGCGGCGTGAAGCAAGATGCAGCCGAGCCTACGGAGAAAGCGCGCAGTGACCGTGCGGAAGCGCCGACCGCAAGCACCGACCCGGGCAAGGATAGACGAGTCGCTAACAAGCAGACGGCAACTCCCATGCCATCCGCCAATGCGTCTGCGGCGCCGGAAACGGGTACGGACGATCAGGCCGGTGAACGGAGTGATTCCATAATGTCGGATAAAACGCTGCAGGCGCCGCAATCGAGTGGCGGAGATATGGGAATTATGGATATGGCTCCTGCGGAGTTGTCGCCGGATTCCCCGTCCTGGACATCGCCCGACCGTCGGTATACGGCGGTAGTGGAAGGCAATCAGCTCGTAATCTACCGCGATGCAGCAGAGGCTTCAGAGGGAAGACAGGCTGTCGATACGGTTGCAATTGAAGGAACCTGGGTTTCAGGAAAATGGTCGGAGGACAGCCGGCAGTTTACGTATGTGATGAAGACGGACGGGAATGAGGTTAGCGGCGCGTATACCGTACCGCAGGAGACTGCGGACCCTGGCGCTGCCCCATCGGCTTCGGCAGCGCCGGCGTCCTCGCCGCCGTCACCGGGAACTTCAACAAAATAG
- a CDS encoding RNA polymerase sigma factor has translation MVEQGLVRAAQSGDRDALITLLREIEGQVYKTAFYILHNEQDALDASQEALIRIYTKIGSYEEKAQFKTWVQRIVTNICIDKFRRTKPTVSIDEHEMVFKDKQNVEREVLSGYLAEDIREAIEQLPEHHRTVIVLRYLQDFSYNEIAESLDLPLNTVKSYLFRARQQLQNRLQEYQKGGVSG, from the coding sequence GTGGTGGAGCAGGGACTCGTCAGAGCCGCTCAATCGGGCGATCGCGACGCTCTAATCACCCTATTGCGAGAAATTGAAGGCCAGGTGTATAAGACGGCCTTTTACATTTTGCATAATGAACAGGATGCGCTGGACGCCTCGCAGGAGGCTTTGATCCGGATTTATACCAAAATCGGCTCCTATGAAGAGAAGGCCCAGTTCAAGACATGGGTTCAGCGGATCGTGACCAATATATGTATAGATAAATTCAGAAGGACGAAGCCGACCGTTTCGATCGACGAGCATGAGATGGTATTCAAGGATAAGCAAAATGTGGAACGCGAAGTTCTCTCGGGTTATTTGGCGGAGGACATCCGCGAAGCTATTGAACAACTGCCGGAGCATCATCGAACGGTTATTGTACTACGTTATTTGCAGGATTTTTCTTACAACGAGATTGCAGAAAGTCTGGACCTTCCGCTTAATACGGTGAAATCTTACCTGTTCAGGGCAAGGCAGCAGCTGCAAAACAGACTACAGGAGTACCAGAAAGGTGGTGTATCGGGATGA
- a CDS encoding carbohydrate ABC transporter permease, protein MVTDKGVWSRLRLRLLFTGPTLFAFVAVMIVPFLYGIYLTFTNWDGISTTQSLVGFQNYGSVFKDAEFWKSFGLTLKYVLFTVVFINVLAFLLAYLLTKGLKGQSFFRAGFFLPNLLGGIVLGFIWQFIFNNVLVFLGQKMGIGLFSTSWLSDPNRAFWTLVIVAVWQYAGYMMVIYVAGLTGVPGDILEAASIDGANGWLKMTRMTIPLMVPSFIVCIFLSLQRGFMVYDVNLALTKGGPFKSTELVSMHVYQKAFLSRDYGVGQAEALVLFLIVAVITLLQVYFSKKMEVEA, encoded by the coding sequence ATGGTTACGGATAAAGGGGTGTGGAGCCGCCTGCGGCTCAGACTGCTGTTCACGGGTCCGACGTTGTTCGCGTTTGTCGCCGTAATGATTGTTCCGTTCTTGTACGGCATCTACTTGACGTTTACGAATTGGGACGGAATATCCACGACACAATCCTTGGTAGGTTTTCAAAACTATGGGTCGGTCTTTAAAGACGCGGAGTTCTGGAAGTCGTTCGGCCTGACGCTCAAGTACGTGCTGTTCACGGTCGTGTTCATCAATGTGCTTGCATTTTTGTTAGCCTATCTGCTGACGAAGGGCCTGAAGGGGCAAAGCTTTTTCCGGGCCGGCTTCTTCCTTCCCAACCTTCTGGGCGGTATCGTCCTCGGCTTTATCTGGCAGTTCATTTTTAACAATGTGCTTGTATTCTTGGGTCAAAAAATGGGCATCGGCCTGTTCAGCACCTCCTGGCTTTCCGATCCGAACCGTGCCTTCTGGACACTCGTCATTGTTGCGGTATGGCAGTATGCAGGCTATATGATGGTTATCTACGTAGCCGGACTGACAGGAGTACCCGGGGATATCCTCGAGGCGGCAAGCATCGACGGGGCGAACGGATGGCTGAAAATGACGCGTATGACCATTCCGCTTATGGTTCCTTCGTTTATCGTGTGCATTTTTCTTTCCTTGCAGCGCGGATTTATGGTCTATGATGTCAACCTTGCGTTGACGAAAGGCGGGCCGTTCAAGAGCACGGAACTCGTCTCAATGCATGTATATCAGAAGGCGTTTCTGTCCCGGGATTACGGCGTCGGCCAAGCTGAAGCGCTCGTGCTGTTCCTGATTGTGGCGGTTATTACATTGCTCCAAGTATATTTCAGCAAGAAGATGGAGGTGGAGGCTTAA
- a CDS encoding ABC transporter substrate-binding protein: protein MKHVKKMKWFILSLTLILILSACSSSGGDTESANGGQNGSSDGGIKITLLNSKSEIQPQLEEAAKAFHEANPTISLEIQPVPNGGSPFERASTLYASGNPPTMIMLDTGDVAKFKDRILDLSGEKWNADTVDHALDLTTIDGKNYAFPLAVEGYGFIYNKAVVDKAVGGSFDPSTINTTASLENLFKQIEASGKKALVVSPMDWSLGAHYFSLAYAGQDKDMTKVNAFIDDLRASKVDLASNKVFNGLMDTFDVMTKYNIDQASPLAGTYERGPELLGKGEVGIWFMGNWAWPQISSFDTANKEYGFLPVPISNTAGDYGNQEISSAVSKRIVIDKEKSTSEQQDAAKKFLNWIVYEQQGQDFLVNKANIIPAFKNITLPAADPLGKSIQDYIARGKSEQSMSDLPADHWANVGASMQKYLAKQSDRAALAKEVEQYWTNVKE from the coding sequence ATGAAACATGTAAAGAAGATGAAGTGGTTTATTCTCTCGCTGACGCTAATTTTGATTCTCTCGGCTTGCAGCAGCTCGGGAGGCGATACGGAGTCCGCAAACGGCGGGCAGAACGGCAGTTCAGACGGCGGCATCAAAATAACCCTGCTTAACTCCAAGAGCGAGATTCAGCCACAGCTTGAGGAGGCCGCAAAGGCTTTCCATGAAGCGAACCCGACGATCTCTTTGGAAATTCAGCCTGTTCCTAATGGCGGCTCTCCTTTTGAACGCGCTTCCACTCTGTATGCTTCCGGCAATCCTCCAACCATGATCATGCTGGATACAGGGGATGTAGCCAAATTCAAAGACCGCATTCTTGACCTGAGTGGTGAGAAATGGAATGCCGACACTGTGGATCATGCCCTTGATCTGACTACAATCGACGGCAAAAATTATGCATTCCCTCTGGCTGTTGAAGGCTACGGCTTTATTTATAACAAAGCGGTCGTGGACAAGGCGGTAGGCGGAAGCTTTGATCCGTCCACAATCAACACCACCGCGTCGCTGGAAAATCTGTTTAAGCAAATCGAAGCAAGCGGAAAGAAAGCGCTGGTCGTATCTCCGATGGACTGGTCGCTAGGCGCCCACTATTTTTCCTTGGCTTACGCCGGTCAGGATAAAGATATGACCAAGGTCAACGCTTTTATCGATGATCTGCGGGCCAGCAAAGTCGATCTTGCAAGCAACAAGGTATTCAACGGTCTTATGGACACATTTGATGTCATGACGAAGTACAATATCGATCAGGCTTCGCCGCTGGCGGGGACCTATGAACGCGGCCCTGAACTTCTTGGCAAAGGCGAAGTAGGCATTTGGTTCATGGGCAACTGGGCTTGGCCGCAAATCAGCAGTTTTGATACCGCTAACAAAGAGTACGGCTTCCTGCCGGTGCCAATCAGCAATACCGCCGGCGACTATGGCAACCAGGAAATTTCCTCTGCCGTCTCCAAACGGATTGTAATCGACAAAGAGAAATCCACATCGGAGCAGCAGGATGCAGCGAAGAAATTCCTCAACTGGATCGTGTATGAGCAGCAAGGCCAGGATTTCCTGGTGAACAAGGCCAATATTATTCCGGCATTTAAAAATATTACGCTTCCGGCCGCCGACCCACTCGGCAAGTCGATTCAGGATTACATCGCAAGAGGCAAATCCGAGCAGTCGATGAGCGATCTTCCGGCTGACCACTGGGCGAATGTGGGCGCTTCCATGCAAAAGTATCTCGCCAAGCAAAGCGACCGTGCGGCACTCGCCAAAGAAGTCGAGCAGTACTGGACTAACGTAAAAGAATAA
- a CDS encoding sugar kinase: MSKHLDVVTFGEPMAMFYANEEGPLDEVMSFSKALAGAESNVATGLSRLEHTVGYVTKLGEDSFGSFIFKALNKEGIDTSSISFSREFPTGMLIKSKVVTGDPKVEYYRKRSAASKLGLADFDASYFASAGHLHVTGISSAISPECHEFSVHAMEFMKQSGKTVSFDPNLRPVLWPGAKTMADTINNLAIRCDWFIPGLGEGRILTGLETPEEIASYYLNLGVSLVVIKLGPEGAYYKSSDSEGYVQGFKVDQVVDTVGAGDGFAVGVISALLEELPLKEAVRRGNAIGALAVMSPGDRDGLPTREQLERFISQGTN, translated from the coding sequence ATGAGCAAACATCTGGACGTAGTCACTTTCGGAGAGCCGATGGCCATGTTTTACGCCAATGAGGAAGGACCGCTGGATGAAGTGATGTCTTTCTCCAAAGCTTTGGCCGGAGCGGAGAGCAATGTGGCCACTGGCTTGTCGCGTCTGGAGCATACGGTCGGCTATGTAACCAAGCTTGGCGAGGACAGCTTCGGATCTTTCATTTTCAAAGCGCTGAATAAAGAAGGCATCGATACCTCAAGCATCTCCTTCTCCCGCGAATTTCCAACCGGAATGTTAATCAAATCGAAGGTTGTTACCGGCGATCCCAAGGTGGAATATTATCGCAAACGTTCGGCTGCCTCCAAACTGGGACTTGCCGACTTTGATGCATCCTACTTCGCCTCGGCGGGACATCTTCACGTCACCGGCATCTCCTCGGCGATCTCTCCTGAATGCCACGAGTTCTCCGTTCACGCTATGGAATTCATGAAGCAAAGCGGCAAGACCGTATCATTCGATCCCAACCTCCGCCCGGTCCTTTGGCCGGGCGCCAAGACGATGGCAGATACGATTAATAACCTCGCCATCCGCTGCGATTGGTTCATCCCCGGCCTTGGCGAAGGCCGGATTCTGACGGGGCTGGAGACGCCGGAGGAAATCGCGTCCTACTATTTGAATTTGGGCGTATCCCTGGTCGTTATCAAGCTGGGGCCGGAAGGCGCATATTACAAATCATCCGATTCGGAAGGCTATGTACAGGGATTCAAGGTCGATCAGGTAGTGGATACGGTAGGCGCAGGCGATGGCTTTGCCGTTGGAGTGATCAGCGCGCTGCTGGAGGAGCTTCCGCTAAAGGAAGCGGTGCGGCGCGGCAACGCTATCGGCGCTTTGGCAGTCATGTCGCCCGGCGATAGGGACGGACTGCCGACCCGCGAGCAGCTTGAGCGGTTTATCAGCCAAGGCACGAACTGA
- a CDS encoding LacI family DNA-binding transcriptional regulator yields MKKQTIEDVAQKAGVSKSTVSQFLNKRYKYMSEATRKRIAEVIDELNYQPNGLARSLKRNRTNTVGVIVGDINYTLSIQCIRAIENELQLSGNQVIICNADENPEKEVKYIETLMARQVDGLIIFPTGDDPSLYHRLLENKYPLVFLDRLVEGIATQSLLLDNEMAVKTAFKEFIRHGHERIALLTLPVGRYAITPRKERISGYRKAVEEAGQAWREDYVCSASREDMAGALEQLLSLPQPPTALLAANDIALAEILKFANTHSLSIPRDLSVIGIDDAEFATIYNPAITTIRQPAYEMGMEASKIILSGIEDTGSSVPITYRFTPSLQLGNSVQQAPISR; encoded by the coding sequence ATGAAAAAACAGACAATCGAAGATGTGGCGCAAAAGGCGGGCGTGTCTAAAAGCACGGTATCGCAGTTTTTGAACAAGCGCTATAAGTATATGAGCGAGGCGACGAGGAAGCGGATCGCTGAAGTGATCGACGAACTGAATTACCAGCCGAACGGCCTGGCCCGAAGCCTGAAGCGGAACCGGACGAACACGGTCGGCGTCATCGTGGGGGATATTAATTATACTTTGTCCATTCAATGTATCCGGGCGATTGAGAATGAGCTTCAGCTCAGCGGCAATCAGGTGATTATCTGCAACGCGGACGAGAATCCGGAGAAGGAAGTAAAATATATCGAAACGCTGATGGCCCGGCAGGTCGACGGTTTGATTATTTTTCCCACAGGTGACGATCCATCCCTCTACCATCGTTTGCTCGAAAATAAATATCCGCTGGTATTCCTGGACCGGCTCGTGGAAGGCATCGCGACTCAGAGTCTGCTGCTTGACAATGAAATGGCGGTCAAGACCGCCTTCAAAGAATTTATCAGGCATGGGCATGAACGGATCGCGCTGCTGACGCTGCCGGTCGGCCGTTATGCGATTACACCGCGCAAGGAACGGATCAGCGGCTACAGAAAGGCGGTCGAGGAAGCGGGACAGGCGTGGAGGGAGGATTATGTGTGCAGCGCATCCAGGGAAGACATGGCAGGGGCGCTTGAGCAACTGCTGTCTCTGCCGCAGCCTCCGACCGCCCTGCTTGCAGCCAACGATATTGCACTCGCCGAAATACTGAAATTTGCGAATACACATTCCTTATCTATCCCGCGTGATTTATCGGTTATCGGCATCGACGATGCGGAGTTCGCGACGATCTATAATCCTGCGATTACGACGATCCGTCAACCCGCGTATGAAATGGGGATGGAGGCTTCCAAAATCATCCTCTCCGGCATAGAAGACACGGGCTCCAGCGTGCCGATTACTTACCGGTTTACTCCGTCCCTTCAACTGGGGAACTCGGTCCAACAAGCGCCAATTTCTAGATAA
- a CDS encoding DUF4179 domain-containing protein yields MKTIEERLQEHKQTLNIVQAPSELEGRLRNALEHVPTKKRNMNRAMTWVASSAAALLLIVGTYQYPAFAYYGGKLFNKIELMSLSFSKVAEQGYGQTVNKSKTLDDGTVITINGVIADDNALLMYYTIDRPAGSVFTDNGLFLYGVGKMQGFLTDSDPKEGSGGNSKDETQYEGVYKFEPVSPFSRTLTVTFSERLDNGEQASYPISFKFEANKAMKSMLEEDISKSVPVDQGTVRYDSITASPTSTIVKGHYEMDDEGYPRFPGKTKLYVNGAEVKSLGMRSYRFGEFELEFDVLPTDKMETIEIVLENFAGYQKVEEPISLASPSDQSIKIGNEKIWIRSVTKTDTGYDIVIAGKQFTILETEDLSVQAGGIVIPVSSISSSRPWDLKNGNILWEQTYSFNTMEEPERLLLDGFHYIKTYDKTISIPIDIKK; encoded by the coding sequence ATGAAAACGATCGAGGAGAGATTACAGGAGCACAAACAGACCTTGAATATCGTACAGGCTCCGTCAGAACTTGAGGGCAGACTTCGAAATGCACTTGAGCATGTCCCCACTAAGAAAAGAAACATGAATAGAGCGATGACATGGGTTGCATCATCAGCTGCAGCACTCCTTCTGATTGTCGGAACTTATCAATATCCTGCATTTGCTTATTACGGAGGTAAGTTGTTTAATAAAATCGAGCTGATGTCTCTAAGCTTTTCAAAAGTGGCGGAGCAAGGATACGGTCAAACGGTCAACAAAAGCAAAACGCTTGATGACGGCACTGTCATTACCATTAACGGGGTTATTGCGGACGATAACGCATTGCTAATGTATTACACCATTGATCGACCCGCAGGTTCCGTATTTACTGACAATGGATTATTTCTTTACGGTGTGGGTAAAATGCAAGGATTCTTGACTGATTCAGATCCGAAAGAAGGAAGTGGTGGCAATAGCAAAGACGAGACCCAGTACGAGGGAGTATATAAATTCGAGCCGGTTAGTCCATTCTCCAGAACATTAACCGTTACATTCAGTGAGCGTCTAGATAATGGGGAACAGGCATCATATCCGATCTCCTTCAAGTTTGAAGCGAATAAAGCGATGAAGAGTATGCTTGAAGAGGACATTTCAAAATCCGTTCCTGTCGATCAGGGGACTGTCCGCTATGACTCCATTACGGCTTCACCAACTTCAACCATCGTGAAGGGACATTATGAAATGGATGATGAGGGATACCCGAGATTTCCAGGTAAAACAAAGCTTTATGTGAATGGAGCAGAAGTAAAATCATTGGGAATGCGGTCGTATCGTTTCGGTGAATTTGAACTTGAATTTGATGTGCTTCCGACAGACAAGATGGAGACCATTGAAATTGTACTCGAAAATTTCGCCGGATATCAGAAAGTAGAAGAACCCATCTCCCTAGCCTCACCATCAGATCAATCCATCAAAATTGGCAATGAAAAGATATGGATTCGAAGCGTCACAAAAACCGATACAGGCTATGATATCGTTATCGCCGGGAAACAATTTACAATATTGGAAACGGAGGATTTATCCGTTCAAGCTGGTGGTATCGTAATTCCCGTATCATCAATTTCCTCGTCACGTCCGTGGGATCTGAAAAACGGTAACATCCTGTGGGAGCAGACGTATTCTTTTAACACAATGGAGGAACCGGAACGCCTGCTGCTGGACGGATTTCACTATATTAAAACCTACGACAAGACAATATCTATTCCTATAGATATCAAAAAATAA
- a CDS encoding RNA polymerase sigma factor, translating into MNVSRLVKQAQKGNKEALLQLIIAEQDAYYRLAYSYMRNEHDAMDAMEDMIVTLYEKLDQLQKGEAFYSWSKTILVNRCKTILRKKERFLPLGDERESSLAALTDDNPYRYTESEMDIQVLLSHLNPRQREAIELRYVHDLPYQTIADMTDAPVGTIKSRISQGIQKLKAMIGGDRYENDRGEITGAQTDLEYRTGSVRT; encoded by the coding sequence ATGAATGTAAGCCGTCTTGTCAAACAAGCCCAAAAAGGCAACAAGGAAGCTTTATTACAGCTAATCATAGCCGAACAGGATGCTTATTATCGTCTTGCCTACAGCTACATGAGAAATGAGCATGACGCGATGGATGCAATGGAAGACATGATTGTTACGCTTTATGAAAAGCTGGATCAATTGCAAAAAGGCGAAGCCTTCTACAGCTGGAGCAAAACCATTCTCGTCAATCGTTGCAAAACAATACTCCGCAAAAAGGAACGATTTCTTCCACTGGGAGACGAGCGAGAATCATCACTTGCTGCATTAACTGACGATAATCCATATCGCTATACGGAGTCTGAGATGGACATACAGGTGCTGCTCTCTCACCTGAATCCACGGCAGCGGGAAGCGATTGAACTTCGTTACGTACATGATCTTCCGTATCAGACGATTGCGGATATGACCGATGCACCGGTTGGCACAATCAAATCAAGAATTTCGCAAGGCATACAAAAACTGAAAGCCATGATCGGAGGTGATCGTTATGAAAACGATCGAGGAGAGATTACAGGAGCACAAACAGACCTTGAATATCGTACAGGCTCCGTCAGAACTTGA
- a CDS encoding dihydrofolate reductase family protein — protein MRKVIVSEFVTLDGVMEDPVWTVPFNTEEQNQHKFEELQTCDALLLGRVTYEGFAAAWPKMSETNTVVNQIRDFTIPEGFADRMNSYPKYVASRTKTPEQMEWNASLIQGDLKEEVLKLKEQPGRNILVLGSGELVRTLMQLDLVDEFRIMVFPVVRGKGKRLFKDDIETMSLKHVYTKTIHSGAVELTYHPAKKD, from the coding sequence ATGAGAAAAGTGATCGTATCCGAATTCGTGACGCTGGATGGCGTCATGGAAGATCCGGTTTGGACGGTTCCTTTCAATACGGAAGAACAAAACCAACACAAGTTCGAGGAACTTCAGACGTGCGACGCTCTTCTGCTCGGCCGGGTCACTTACGAAGGCTTCGCCGCGGCGTGGCCCAAAATGAGTGAAACGAATACGGTCGTTAATCAAATTCGCGATTTTACGATTCCCGAAGGCTTCGCCGACCGAATGAACAGCTATCCCAAATATGTCGCCTCCCGGACGAAAACGCCGGAGCAGATGGAATGGAACGCATCCCTCATCCAGGGGGATCTCAAAGAAGAAGTTCTGAAGCTTAAAGAGCAACCCGGACGAAACATTTTGGTGCTTGGCAGCGGCGAGCTGGTTAGGACGCTGATGCAGCTCGACCTCGTCGACGAGTTTCGGATCATGGTCTTTCCGGTTGTACGGGGGAAAGGGAAGCGTCTGTTTAAAGATGACATCGAAACGATGTCACTTAAGCATGTCTATACCAAGACTATACATTCAGGCGCCGTAGAATTGACGTACCATCCAGCGAAAAAAGATTAA
- a CDS encoding SRPBCC domain-containing protein, with protein MREYSIKHDTFSLERTYNASPARVYAAWADPASKANWFAKADELDFCVGGREIIRGGEPGGPIYASIFTFQEIVPDNRIVYTATIDMGEKRISVSVMTVELEADGTGTKLVYTELCAFLDDLDSKEAHIEGANDFLDKLEIELRLGN; from the coding sequence ATGAGGGAATATTCCATCAAACACGACACGTTCAGCCTGGAACGAACCTATAACGCTTCACCCGCCCGGGTGTATGCCGCATGGGCGGACCCAGCCTCCAAAGCCAATTGGTTCGCGAAAGCGGACGAGCTCGACTTCTGCGTTGGCGGGCGGGAAATCATCCGAGGCGGGGAGCCTGGTGGTCCGATCTATGCGTCCATCTTCACCTTTCAGGAAATTGTGCCTGACAACCGCATCGTCTACACGGCAACGATCGATATGGGAGAGAAGCGGATTTCGGTATCCGTGATGACGGTGGAATTGGAAGCCGATGGGACCGGGACGAAGCTCGTTTATACCGAACTGTGCGCCTTCCTCGACGATCTGGATTCGAAGGAAGCGCATATCGAAGGGGCCAATGATTTTCTGGACAAGCTAGAAATCGAGCTTAGGCTTGGCAATTAA
- a CDS encoding MerR family transcriptional regulator yields the protein MKRNWKVGELAKLTGLTIRTLRYYDQIGLFSPSYHSHSGHRLYTESDIARLQQILSLKELGLSLDEIKAVLADDRINLFEIISLQIGRIKQTMLAQQKLLQELEHVSNLMQRNESLTIDDFTKLLAMMRLSHEKYFTEQRVNWNAHLDRLGDFLDKNLESYSEMEDD from the coding sequence ATGAAACGGAATTGGAAAGTCGGAGAGCTTGCCAAGTTAACGGGATTAACGATTCGAACGCTGCGATACTACGATCAGATCGGTTTGTTTTCGCCATCGTACCACTCCCATTCAGGACATCGGCTCTACACCGAATCGGACATTGCACGGCTGCAACAAATTTTGTCCTTGAAGGAGCTCGGTTTGTCGCTTGATGAGATCAAAGCCGTTCTAGCTGACGATCGCATCAACTTGTTCGAGATTATATCCCTTCAGATCGGGCGAATTAAACAAACCATGCTCGCTCAGCAGAAGCTGCTGCAGGAATTGGAGCACGTCTCCAACCTAATGCAGAGAAATGAGTCTTTGACGATTGACGATTTTACAAAGCTGTTGGCGATGATGCGCCTGAGTCACGAAAAATATTTCACCGAGCAGCGGGTGAATTGGAATGCGCATCTCGATCGGCTGGGCGATTTTCTTGACAAAAATTTGGAGTCATACTCAGAAATGGAGGACGATTAG
- a CDS encoding SDR family oxidoreductase yields MSLNGKVAIVTGASRGIGRQVAIQLAQSGAKVVVNYSSNQGKAGEVVQTIEQSGGEATAIRADVSKVSEVEALFSETLERFGRLDILVNNAGVMECTAIADVTEEMFDRNFAINVKGTYFACQQAMKHMAKGGTIINFSTSISGAMLPTYSVYAATKGAVEQLTRQLAKEFGPKDIVINCIAPGQVSTELFLNGKSEELIDSYRRMNAFGRLGEPEDIANVIELLVSDKARWITGQTIRVNGGFN; encoded by the coding sequence ATGAGTTTGAATGGAAAAGTCGCGATCGTCACCGGGGCGTCGCGGGGCATCGGACGGCAAGTAGCCATCCAATTGGCGCAATCCGGCGCGAAGGTAGTTGTCAATTATTCCTCGAATCAGGGGAAAGCGGGCGAGGTCGTACAGACGATTGAGCAATCCGGTGGCGAAGCGACTGCAATCCGCGCCGATGTGAGCAAGGTGAGCGAAGTCGAGGCATTGTTCTCGGAGACGCTCGAGCGATTTGGACGCTTGGACATTCTGGTCAATAATGCCGGCGTCATGGAATGTACGGCTATCGCGGACGTGACGGAGGAGATGTTTGATCGGAATTTCGCGATCAACGTGAAGGGGACTTATTTCGCTTGTCAACAAGCAATGAAGCATATGGCAAAAGGCGGGACGATCATTAACTTCTCGACCTCCATTTCGGGCGCGATGCTACCAACGTACAGCGTCTACGCTGCCACGAAAGGTGCGGTCGAGCAGTTGACCCGCCAGTTGGCTAAGGAATTCGGTCCTAAAGACATCGTCATCAATTGCATAGCACCCGGCCAAGTGTCGACCGAGTTATTCTTGAACGGCAAATCAGAGGAGTTGATTGATTCATACCGCCGAATGAACGCGTTTGGACGGCTTGGCGAACCGGAGGACATCGCGAATGTGATCGAGTTGCTCGTCAGCGACAAAGCTCGTTGGATCACAGGGCAGACGATTCGCGTAAACGGCGGGTTCAATTGA